TCCTCTGTTCCGATTGGGCTTTGATAttcacaactgggtatataactTTGAATTGCTTCATTCAAACTGCGAGTTACTTACTTATATCTTTCCTTACTGACGTGTACATGTCCTGCTTCCcatgtttgtttttgttatttcttcTTCCTCtcatttctattttttatttcttttttatacatttatttgttttattgtttGTTTTAAACTTTCGTCTGCCGTTCGATTGTATTTTCAACTTTCAAATTCGACATTTGTTCGAAACCTGACAGTCGAATTCAATATTCATCTGCCATTCCTCATCATTTGACCCTGTGATTGCCGCAATTGTACACACTTTTTGCGCAGTCAGCTATCAACACTTACCCCCCTTCCAGTCGTAGTGGTCATCGTAGACGTTTTAGTCCTTCCAATCGTTGTCCACTTCCTGGTCAGTAATTGATTTTTGCTGTTACTCTACATTTGCTACCTCTAACTCTGCATTGTCTGCTGTCTAGTTTCTGTTATGGGTCATTTAGCAATTTATCTCTAATATGTCCCCGTTTGCTCTCCTTACTTGCTTAAATTCGCTGTCCTTACTCCTCCTGCTTGTATGTCGTTAGTGCAGTTTTTAGTTTTGCTGCCCAGTTTGCAATGCACTCCTCATATATTCGCACTGTAAGGGCATCAGTTAAAGTTGTTAGTGCCTTTGTGAACTTATTATTGTCTACCATTGCTCTTGACTGCTTCTGTTCAATGTTACCAGCATGCCGGCGATTTTTTGTCTCATCCAATCTTCAATATTGTTCTAAACTGTGAACGTTTGGTTAGTTAGCAATTTATGCTGGCTATTTTATGTGATTATTTTTGCCTttattattttcatcttataGCCAATTGCTCCACATACATGTCGTCCTTTCAATATCATTCCACTTCTGCGTTGTGTGGAACAATGTGTGGTGCATGTCAATCAGCTTTTGTTAGCAATAAACTCATTGTCGCTAATGGTATTTATTGTTGTTTAAGTGGTGGCACGCATGCATTTCCATTATATTAAGAGCGACAAAGAAACCGAATGAAGTGTTGTAAAGTAGAGTCCGTCCCGCTCCTTTTGGAAGCATCAGAAATATTATAATCGCTAAGGACCATGCTTTCGAGGGGGGAAACAGCGAAAGAATCAAAGACGTCGTGGTCGGCGACAGATATATGTAGATCCAGGTTCgttgatatgttttttttttgaatcgcATATACGCTCGATACGTTATCTTGTAGCGAAGTTTAGCATTTCAGATTTGATGATACTAACCAAACACCCCGTGTTCACACCTAGGAACTGCCTTCGTAAGAACAAAAGACAAGTAAGAAAAAGACAAGTGCGTAAatgtttcttatttactttgtaCCGGGATAAAGTAATCACCCAGTGGGATAAATAACGAGACACGTGATACACCACCGATAAGATTGCGGCCGAGTTTCTCCTTTTATTTGGTCCATCTAGCACGGCTACGATAACCGTTCGTCAATGGCGATACTTTTCTATTAAGGAACCTTGTTAACAGATGTATActgaaacgattttccgtcatctcttgtcaaatttggtttcgagacaaaccggttttagCGTTGTGGCATCATCAGTGTGGATTTTCGTTCTgatttgttgttgtcgtttgtcttttactcgtatttatagttcgtaggtacatgagcaggtattgtcaaaatggatgtttATGTATGGATATTTATATGTTTGCGATGTGTGGTCATTCAGAGCCGAGGGTGGCTTTCCCtggtcgatttgtgtggctgtctgaggcaggtaaaagtcagtaattctagtcgtttgaccatctttgtgggtttgttgttttggtgcgtttaTTGGTTTTGGTCCCtttattgtttgtttttatttcttgttgtgtgtttgtctgctgtacctttgtgattactttgtttcttgtaaacaagttttaaaggctcaaatattttgccagaaattgtgtttatctattCGTCTATTATACttccgtcgaatgttttctgtttgtagatttccatgttttcgagtacgttcagacgTCGGCCTATAGCTTGTATGTGAAGGCcctgactgttttattgatgtttgctggggcaAATTTATTTTCGACTATGTTATTCGCGAAGTTGGATTATGGTATGATGTTtggattccgttttttttttgttataatctccaatgtgttctctgaacctcgttcttatttgccgtcctgtttgtcttatgtaactgtgttggcatccgCAAATAAGCCTGTATACGccatggctgctaaacggatccccTGAGTTAGTGtcagttcttagttttcgccctacaTTTGGTACGACAATCAAAcgcattaataaataaaaatcaagTAAATGGAAAAACataagttttttgaaaaatattgagaATTGGTTACGATGCACTAACGCAGAAAGGTGAagtcaatattttaagttttgctTCTTAATTTTATTCTGCATCATTGATTTTTTTTCTGTATCATAAATGCGAAATAACGTTTGCAGACCAATCGTCGGTAGGGAGGTTTCTTAAGCAACCCCAAGCATGGTCGATACCAAATGGATGTCTTGGATCTTCGGCTCTACATCCATTTATAACCATAACAGCGGCATATAACCGTGTTATACCCGCTTGTCGTTTCAGATCATTACATCTATGGATTTTCCATGCAATGACACTAAAAATGATGACTCCTTAAAGATGTAGACAAGCAAAAGTGTGCCAAAGTCTTATATAAGCTTTTAAAGAGAGACTACTACGGAAGCAACGGGAAAATGGGCTTGTGGATTGCTGGAAGTAGCAGTTCACCGTGATTTACAAGACGTTTTACTGTAAGTAGTAGGTAATAATTGCGTTCCTTCGGCAGTTTTGAGTGCTTGTCCACTGAAAAAGTTAAAGACGTGTCCGAATTGATCCTACccttcaaaagaaaaatttttttttaaattacaatcaCATAAGTCATACAACATTTCAACGGCTGAGTGAAGGAACATACGTTTCAGATAGATCAAAACCCGAAAACGGGCCAGCTCGGCTATCTATAAGACAACATTCTATCGCGGCAAACTTGTTCCATTTTTCCTGAGATAAATACATTATCAAAGTCCAAATGTGGATACTGGAAGCTTTAAAAACCAATTGCGAGATAGTGCGTTCTCCAAGCCAGTGCCGGTGATCTTCAACTCAACCGttgatttgtatttactttttgTCTAGCTCATACTTTTCCAAATGGTTAAGGCATTAATCCTGAATGTAACATTAGTTTTGatagataaataataaaataataaagaagaCGCAATCAGATGTTGGGAtgacaacacctggtactgaattcgcgttgcctccagctgaaaattggtGCAGTTTTGATTTTGATATTGCCTGTgatttgtacacagagtatattaactttgtttggataacggttggttgtacaggtataaaggaatcgagatagatatagacttccatatatcaaaatcatcagtgtcaaaaaaaaaaaaaattgattgagccatgtccgtccgtccgtccgtccgtatgcccgataacacgataacttgagtaaattttgaggtatcttgacgaaatttggtatgtaggttcctggccactcatatcagatcgttatttaaaatgaacgaaatcggactataaccacgaccaatttttccatatcgaaaatttccaaaagcacaaaaagtgcgataattcattaccaaagacggataaagcgatgaaacttggtaggtgagttgaacttatgacgcaaaatagaaaattactaaaattttggacaatgggcgtggcaccacccacttttagaagaaggtaatttaaaagttttgcaagctgtaatttggcagtcgttgaagatatcatgatgaaatttggcaggaatattactcctattactatatgtatgattaataaaaattagcaaaatcggagatcgaccacgcccactttaaaaaaaatttttttttaagtcaaattttaacaaaaaaattaatatctttacagtatataagtaaattatgtcaacattcaactccagtaatgatatagtgcagcaaaatacaaagataaaagaaaatttcaaaatgggtgtggctccgccctttttcgtttaatttgtctagaatacttttaatgccataagtcgaacacaaatttaccaatccttgtgaaatttggcaagggCATAGCTTCATGACGTTAACTGATTTCTGTGataatgggcgaaattggttgaagccacgcccagtttttatacacagtcgaccgcctgtctttccgctcggccgttaacatgataacttgagcaaaaatcgatatatctttactaaacttagttcacgtacttatctgaactcactttgtattggtataaaaaatggccgaaatatgactatgaccacgcccacttttgcgatatcgaaaattacgaaaaatgaaaaaaatgccatatttctataccaaatatgaaaaaagggatgatggattggtaactggattggtttattgacgccaaatataactttagaaaaaaactttgtaaaatgggtgtgacacctaccatattaagtagaagaaaatgaaaaagttttgcagggcgaatttaaaagcccttggaatcaggacatttcatttgatactgttcgtggtataacatatataaataaattagcggtatcggacagatgatgctctgggtgaaactggtccacattttaatcAGTATCTCgaacacgccttcacatatacaactaccaccactcccttttaaaaccctcattaatacctttatttgatacccatatcgtacaaacatattatagagtcacccctggcccacctttatggcgatatctcgaaaaggcgtccacctatagaactaaggcccactcccttttaaaatactcattaacacctttcatttgatacccatatcgtatgaacaaattctagagtcacccctggtccacctttatggcgatatatcgaaaggcgtacacctatagaactaaggcccatgcacggcgtcgacctatagaagtacggctcactccctcttaaaatactatttaataccttccatttgatacaaatgtcatacaaacacattccagggttaccctaggttcattttccttcctggtgattttcccttattttgtctccacctCTTagccgagtatgtaatgttcggttacacccgaacttagccttccttacttgttatatatataacattttggaatacACAAAAACCCTtatcatttagtaaataatacacctaaaatattgaaatttgaagtgtggactgatattgagactcttgataaaaacttgaacaaaaatttttaaaatgggcgttgcaccgcccacttgtgataaaatcaattttacaaatattattaatcataaatcaaaaatcgttaaacctatcgtaacaaaattctgcagagagattgcctttactataaggaatgctttgaagaagaattaacgaaatcggttaaggagcacgcccacttttatataaaagatttttaaaagggtcgtggacgaataaaatactttatatatttgcaaaaaagagctttatatcaatggtattacattttccaagtggatttataacagtaaataggaaaaacttcaaatttaaaaaaatgggcgtggcaccgcccctttatgactaagcaattttctatgtttcgggagccataactcgaagaaaaattaacggatcgtaataaaattgggtacactgATTTTTCccacagcaggaaatatttctagaaatggacgagatcgattaaagaccacgcccacttttatatgaaagatttttaaaagggtcgtagactagaataataagctataactttgcaaaaaatagttttgaatcaatgatatttcacttatcaagttttattgtaagaggaaatggggagacatttttttttaaacgggcagtgccacgtgttatgtagaaaactaatttatctgaaatgaaatgtgcaattgaagctcacgctgagtatataatgttcggttacacccgaacttagacacctttacttgtttattttatttatgaaatcaaATATGTTGGGCTGTGCCCCAAACGCAATTCGAACGACGTCGTGCCACCTTTCGTTATAATTATTTATACGAATTTCACTCAATTTGGTGATATTGTAGGTATTCCATAACTCGACGGGATAaaacgccttctttcgacgttgccgTGTTGCAggctaaaaaaaaattcagaagtcaaaattcagaaagaaagcaaaatttaatgttttttgctgtctgattatttatgaattttgacttctgaaatttgacttctgaattttggctttctgaaaaaaggcttctgaccatggtacaattaccaggtagaagcattagcaaaaatgcaaccctcccgtgtattttgttgttgccgctggaacataaactgtcaatcggtctttcaatttttgttgtcaaaagtgatggaagaagaaatgTCATTTGTAATTTTTGTCAACGAACCGAAAACTAAAACAGAAAATTAACTGGTAAAAGTTGGTTTTCTGCCCATAGATGAATCTTTGCCGCTCACGGAATATATTCTTTCACACCGACGCAGCACACGCAGTTGGCAAAATTCCAATTAATACAATTAACATtgatttaatgtcaatatttggCCATAAATTATATGGTCCAAAGGGTATTTGGGCACTTTATATACAGAGTGGATCTGGACAAGAGCGTGGTATACGTAGTGGTAATGTACCTGTActgatttggtgctgcatgtagGCTATTTGCCTTAACAATTTGTAGTTATCTTTCTgatatttgttttgatttttaaggAAAACGTGCCCTACTGGCCGAATTGTATTCGGATTTAAGCCCAAAATATATTGGATTTACAACACCGCCAACAGgaactggtgctgcatataacgGTAGCGAAAGTGATGGCGGACTTCAAAAAAGAATTACACGGCGCCGCGAATTGCTTATATATACTACAAGTCCAGATATAGGCGGTAGCGATAGTGAGCTTTTGACTGATGCAACGACTACGAGACGTACACGTAACCAGGCAGTATCGCCTTCACCGACTACATTAGCTGTAGCAAGTAAAAAGTTTATAAGTCCTATTGAGAAATTACTTGTGCGAAATTGTGAGACACAAAAGTAGTCCGTAAATGGATTAAATCGCATTGGACTTTTTGCTATAAAAGATATACCAGCGGTAAGAGCGCTTATCTCTAGCTTCAAATATATATTAAGAGTGTTAAAAGTtattgtttaaaatttattttgtaggACACAGAGCTTACCTTCAATTATCATTGGAATGATCTGTTGGGTAATGAGGACAAAGTTTGTTTATGTGGTGCTTTTAAATGCGCTGGTGAAATTGGTggcaaaacaaaagaagaaagacCTTTTAAAGTGAGTTGTAACACaaaattgcataaataataaaaaaagataatgTTCATTTTGGTTTTACAGGAGCATTCCACTATAACGGACGTCAGCAAGACAAAATCAGTTCATGAACGTAAAAGAAAACCCCTAAAAAGGCTCCGAAATCGCGTTGGGGAAGACAGtggaaaaaagataataaaaaacgttcggtaattgtgcagtttaggggccccaccctaaaatttgtccttttttttgagtgaggtatcaaaagacgcctattcacgtctagatcaataaTCTGAGAGcgcaagttaactttttttacccgttcaaaagataataACGAAAAACCGCCACggtgatggacaattttttttatgggtACCAAACGTTCTTTGGTTAACGTGAAGATGGCTGAAGAAGTTCCAAATGCAACTAATACAAGCAGTGAAATGACAAATTTGGAAAAGCAAATTGAGGACAACACTACTGAAACGCCTACCGCTCATGACGAAAGGAATTATAATGCTGGTGTAAAGCCATAAAATTGCTGATGCGATGGAAAACATGAAATTGTACCTAGTATGAAGattaatgaaaatgaaagctTACTATGTAGTAGGGCAtgtttttctttcaattattttttgtttgtgtaattaaTTCGAAGCTTCCTCACAAAATGTTTTTCTGAGTGTAAAACTCATTTCCGTGTAAACATTAGATTGATAtttgttattaatatgtttacatactttttgatttcacaataaatttaaaatatcacaatttCATTTCACAGAAAGAATTTTTAATGTATTAATTCGTAAAGTGTTTGAAAAAACTGTgaaatatgaaattttcacaacAAATTAAATTCGTCTTTGCTCTAACAACCAGGAGGCTTTTGTATCAATTTAGGTTTTAGGCCGGATCTGGTATCGTtacctgctatggcaaaagttcggtTTTGAGTGTATCCGTATCGGCTATACTCCGGTTCTGGTTTCTTGTCATTCCCTTTTTTCTATGTATTGCCCTGAAAATAACCacaattttaataatataataataaggatataaataatccaaaagtaaatttatctaatatataaaattcttctgtcacggttttagaggcttaactcctccgaaacggctgaaccgattctcatgaaattttgtgatcgtattgggtaggtctgagaatcggccaacgtctacctttttttcgctacgtgcctagggtcttgagaacaaaacgtggaccccggtacccctagaatgtgtttatacaatatggatatcaaatgaaagctgttgatgagtgctatagtacaggataattttcatacccctgggtgactaggctttcgagatataggccaaaacgtggacccgggtacccctaaaatgtgtgtgtattatggatatcaaatgaaagctgttgctgagagctctaaagttcattgttatATTCGgagtcgcatcaacctagcagaactgataaatatgcatgcgaagccgaaataaagacaagaattaataatacccacatacctatttacatacgttctattctatttgcctgaaattttgtatataaatttgcctatattagtatttacgatgcttttttccgggaagtataccagagacggactgggactgggattaggactaggactgggactgagactgagactcggagtgggactgggactgagactcggaatggaactggaacaaaatacataccaccctctgggactggcaataagagatgaagaagaaggagaaaaacttgagaaaagagaaatgagaggagactgagaaagagatagaatgagtcgaagatggagataaagcgaaaaagacggagggaggggtgaataaaaagattaggaaaaagtgtagaggggtagggcagagttagacggaaaaagcttattaaaatgtatgcagataggccaaatttagggcagaaaaacgtctgccgggtctgctagtaatatgtaaaacataattgtctatcAAATTTTTCtcttggtggccctgataagggccgttttgcgtagGTATAATTGATTCGCAATTTTTTCTCTTTGGTGGTTAGTGGtagccctgataagggccgtttttcGTATATATAGTtttaatcacattttggaatcatatttgaatcaaatgtgtttactttaggtgatcaaaaatttataataatttttcattctgCTTTCTGAAtcttgtatgaatatgtatgttgactgaataatgaattttatacttgttgaaattttacttttcattaaaaatcttttttttttcgcatacacatattttttcatgaagctaaaaaaaatatataaaaattttattatttatgcagaagatattcattcttcaagacaaaaataatgtaatgctgcttgtgaacgaagatttccccaaccatttctcttcttcagcttcccagaaaatacataatgattggacaatacataggttgtgagctatttgaaccccaggtaagtgaaactatcttgacatacctggatacggcttcaacatcccgcagtcgcaggtgtatatcggtcaagtttgtttgcgaattagcTGTGGTTCCAATAGCTCACTtttgcatgctttcttcccctgatgaaataagattattatgtagtatcctattttgaatgagatatgaagaataaatgcattataatggcattccaaaatgattcaaaaatctcaaccaaaacgattgaaatatattcacgaatatgatcagaaaatgactgtgaaaagcagtcaaatattactctaaaactattaaagctcaattttacaatgatatcaaatatgaataaaaagcgtttcgaaataggaatcataaatgattattcaagaataatcacatttatggtacatttttctctagacgatacgttaattttcgaacagaaaatgcttttaaatttgaaagtttttaatcatcttggggtatgatatttaaatattttttgatcaaaacttTCAATAAATACTGGGTGGaaactattttgttttaatttgtaatGTTGAATACATAAATGGTTTTAAGCCCAATCCCAAGTTCTATGCACAAATAAAAGCTATGGTACTTTACTC
The DNA window shown above is from Eurosta solidaginis isolate ZX-2024a chromosome 2, ASM4086904v1, whole genome shotgun sequence and carries:
- the LOC137242669 gene encoding cysteine desulfurase IscS-like isoform X1, which translates into the protein MNLCRSRNIFFHTDAAHAVGKIPINTINIDLMSIFGHKLYGPKGIWALYIQSGSGQERGIRSGKRALLAELYSDLSPKYIGFTTPPTGTGAAYNGSESDGGLQKRITRRRELLIYTTSPDIGGSDSELLTDATTTRRTRNQAVSPSPTTLAVASKKFISPIEKLLVRNCETQK
- the LOC137242669 gene encoding cysteine desulfurase IscS-like isoform X2; this encodes MSIFGHKLYGPKGIWALYIQSGSGQERGIRSGKRALLAELYSDLSPKYIGFTTPPTGTGAAYNGSESDGGLQKRITRRRELLIYTTSPDIGGSDSELLTDATTTRRTRNQAVSPSPTTLAVASKKFISPIEKLLVRNCETQK